One Succinispira mobilis DSM 6222 genomic window carries:
- the infA gene encoding translation initiation factor IF-1, with product MSKQDVIEVEGTILEALPNAMFQVKLENGHVILAHISGKIRMNFIKILPGDKVTVELTPYDLNRGRITYRFK from the coding sequence ATGTCAAAACAAGATGTTATTGAAGTAGAGGGTACAATATTAGAAGCTCTACCAAACGCCATGTTTCAAGTAAAATTAGAGAACGGTCATGTTATTCTCGCTCATATATCTGGTAAAATTCGCATGAACTTCATTAAAATTTTGCCTGGCGACAAGGTAACCGTGGAGCTGACTCCATACGACCTTAATAGGGGACGTATTACATACCGTTTCAAATAA
- the rplQ gene encoding 50S ribosomal protein L17 encodes MAYRKLGRDSSARKALFRSVLVALFKNEKIETTVAKAKEVSGLAAKMITLAKQGDLHARRQVLAFLVDEQVTTKLFDEIAQKYQERQGGYTRIYKLGPRRGDAAEMAVIELV; translated from the coding sequence ATGGCATACAGAAAGTTAGGTCGTGATTCTAGTGCTAGAAAAGCACTATTTCGCAGTGTTTTAGTGGCTTTGTTCAAAAACGAAAAAATTGAAACTACTGTTGCAAAAGCTAAAGAAGTAAGTGGTCTTGCCGCAAAAATGATTACTTTAGCAAAACAGGGAGACTTACACGCACGCCGTCAAGTTTTAGCTTTTCTTGTGGATGAGCAAGTAACCACAAAACTTTTTGATGAAATTGCGCAAAAGTATCAAGAAAGACAAGGCGGATACACTCGTATTTACAAATTAGGGCCCCGTCGTGGCGATGCAGCTGAAATGGCTGTAATCGAACTTGTCTAA
- the secY gene encoding preprotein translocase subunit SecY — translation MLSALSNVFRITELRDKILFTLAMFVVFRAGTHIPVPGVNATVIEQLFNNGNLFGLLDLFAGGALSKFSIFAMSITPYINASIILQLLNVVVPTLERWSKEGEEGRKKIGKLTRYGTIVLGFIQALGMAFGLRQAINNPTIPSILLIALTLTAGTAFLMWIGEQITQKGIGNGISLIIFAGIVSRLPDGVFTIYQYLVAGTVSILNVILFAIIATAMIVFVIAISQGIRKVPVQYAKRVVGRKTYGGHSTHLPLKVNQAGVIPVIFASSVLMFPVTIAQFINIPWVKTVADWFAWGTPLQTTIYVILIIFFTYFYTAVTMNIPDMAENMKKQGGFIPGLRPGKPTAEYLDRILTRITLSGAVFLALIAVMPNLIVWITSIQGVYFGGTALLIIVGVALDTMKQIESLVLMRHYEGFMK, via the coding sequence TTGTTATCAGCCCTTTCAAATGTATTCCGTATAACAGAGCTTAGAGATAAGATATTATTTACGTTAGCAATGTTTGTCGTATTCAGGGCTGGAACACATATTCCTGTACCAGGGGTTAACGCAACAGTAATTGAGCAGTTGTTTAACAATGGTAATTTGTTTGGTTTGCTCGATCTATTTGCAGGTGGAGCTTTAAGTAAGTTTTCTATATTTGCGATGAGCATTACACCATATATCAACGCCTCCATCATTTTACAACTACTAAACGTAGTCGTTCCAACTTTAGAACGGTGGTCTAAAGAAGGTGAAGAAGGTCGGAAGAAAATTGGCAAGCTTACGCGCTATGGAACAATTGTCTTAGGCTTTATTCAAGCTCTGGGAATGGCTTTTGGTCTACGCCAAGCGATAAATAATCCAACAATCCCGTCTATTTTGTTAATTGCGCTAACACTAACCGCAGGTACAGCATTTTTGATGTGGATAGGGGAGCAAATTACGCAAAAAGGTATAGGCAATGGTATTTCGTTAATTATATTTGCTGGGATTGTTTCTCGGTTACCTGATGGAGTGTTTACAATCTATCAGTATCTAGTGGCAGGAACAGTAAGTATTTTAAATGTTATTCTGTTTGCGATTATCGCTACAGCGATGATTGTATTTGTAATAGCTATTTCACAAGGAATTCGTAAGGTTCCAGTGCAATATGCGAAACGTGTAGTCGGTCGTAAAACGTATGGTGGACATTCTACTCATTTACCATTAAAAGTAAATCAAGCAGGTGTTATTCCAGTAATTTTTGCGTCATCTGTGTTAATGTTTCCAGTAACTATTGCCCAATTTATTAATATACCTTGGGTGAAAACAGTAGCTGATTGGTTCGCATGGGGAACACCACTACAAACCACAATATATGTGATCCTGATTATATTCTTTACGTATTTTTACACAGCTGTTACGATGAACATTCCAGATATGGCAGAGAATATGAAAAAACAAGGTGGATTTATTCCAGGGCTACGTCCTGGCAAACCTACTGCGGAATATCTAGATCGCATACTAACTAGAATTACCTTGTCTGGGGCGGTGTTTTTAGCTCTAATCGCAGTAATGCCAAACCTAATTGTTTGGATTACTAGCATCCAAGGTGTATATTTTGGTGGCACTGCGCTACTAATTATAGTTGGTGTAGCCTTAGATACAATGAAGCAAATAGAGTCCTTAGTGTTGATGAGACACTATGAAGGCTTTATGAAGTAG
- a CDS encoding energy-coupling factor transporter ATPase produces the protein MSIKVENITFTYMPGTPYERQALKQITLEIKKGEFVAIIGHTGSGKSTLVQHLNGLLNPSTGKVLINGVNLAEKNKSKQERRLVGMVFQYPEHQLFAETIYEDIAFGPRNLLMTEIQVEAQVREAMRFVGLDYETFKDRSPFQLSGGQMRRVAIAGVVAMQPDFLILDEPSAGLDPKAKKAIFQEIYKLYKSQNIAIILVTHNMEEAAKYAQRILVMSEGEIVCDDTPEKIFLEKLQQLDVAGVDIPEVVKLANKLKAQKLTSHAYNATTLELQQDIYQTLRGKSK, from the coding sequence ATGTCTATTAAAGTAGAAAATATTACGTTTACCTATATGCCTGGTACTCCTTACGAGCGTCAAGCGTTAAAACAGATAACGTTAGAAATAAAAAAAGGTGAGTTTGTTGCGATTATTGGGCATACCGGTTCGGGCAAATCCACACTTGTACAACACCTTAATGGCTTACTTAATCCAAGTACTGGCAAGGTGCTTATTAATGGTGTCAATTTAGCAGAAAAAAATAAGTCTAAGCAAGAACGGCGGTTAGTGGGAATGGTTTTTCAATATCCTGAACACCAGTTGTTTGCGGAAACTATTTATGAAGATATTGCTTTTGGGCCGCGTAATCTTTTGATGACAGAAATTCAGGTAGAAGCACAAGTGCGTGAGGCAATGCGTTTTGTCGGTTTAGACTATGAAACTTTTAAAGATCGCTCGCCTTTTCAATTGAGTGGTGGGCAAATGCGCCGCGTGGCAATTGCTGGCGTAGTAGCCATGCAACCTGACTTTTTGATTTTAGATGAGCCATCTGCTGGTTTAGACCCCAAAGCTAAAAAAGCAATTTTTCAAGAAATCTATAAGCTGTATAAAAGCCAAAATATCGCGATAATTTTAGTAACTCACAATATGGAAGAAGCAGCTAAATACGCCCAACGCATTTTAGTGATGTCGGAAGGGGAAATTGTCTGCGATGATACTCCAGAAAAGATATTTTTAGAGAAATTACAGCAATTAGATGTAGCTGGTGTAGATATTCCAGAAGTAGTAAAACTAGCTAACAAACTAAAAGCGCAAAAATTAACTTCGCACGCTTATAATGCGACCACTCTAGAGTTGCAACAAGATATTTACCAAACACTGCGAGGTAAGAGCAAATGA
- a CDS encoding adenylate kinase, producing MYILLMGPPGAGKGTQAERMIEEYKIPHISTGDMFRAAVKKGTELGKEAKRYMDSGQLVPDAVTIGIVRESLANPECKNGFILDGFPRTLEQAQALDAILADLGIKLSGVINISVADEKLVGRVTGRRICKNCGSTYHVEFNPVKVDGICDKCTGALYQRDDDKESTVMKRLEVYHEQTRPLIEYYTQQGVYFAIKGDQPIDKVFSDINSSIKGMNHDNN from the coding sequence ATGTATATTCTATTAATGGGACCGCCGGGTGCTGGTAAAGGCACGCAAGCGGAAAGAATGATTGAAGAATACAAAATCCCACATATCTCTACTGGGGATATGTTCCGCGCTGCTGTGAAAAAAGGCACGGAATTAGGGAAAGAAGCAAAAAGATATATGGATTCTGGACAGCTAGTGCCGGATGCCGTTACCATTGGTATCGTGCGTGAAAGCTTAGCTAATCCAGAATGCAAAAATGGGTTCATTTTAGATGGGTTTCCTCGCACATTAGAGCAAGCGCAAGCATTAGATGCTATATTAGCAGATTTGGGTATAAAATTAAGTGGTGTAATTAATATATCCGTTGCTGACGAAAAACTAGTGGGCAGGGTAACTGGCAGACGCATATGTAAAAATTGTGGTTCTACCTACCATGTAGAGTTTAATCCAGTAAAAGTTGATGGTATTTGCGACAAATGCACAGGGGCACTTTATCAACGTGATGACGATAAAGAGTCAACTGTTATGAAACGCTTAGAAGTGTATCATGAACAAACAAGACCACTCATTGAATATTACACTCAACAAGGCGTATACTTTGCAATAAAAGGTGACCAACCTATTGATAAAGTATTCAGTGATATAAATAGCAGTATTAAGGGAATGAACCATGATAATAATTAA
- the rplM gene encoding 50S ribosomal protein L13 codes for MKSYMAKPSTIERKWYVVDATDKILGRLATEVAKILRGKHKPTFTPHMDTGDHVIIINADKVRLTGKKLIQKEYFRHSGYPGGTTFTKAGEMLAKRPERMVELAVFGMIPKTRLGNQICKKLQVYAGSEHPHAAQKPEVLELNIR; via the coding sequence ATGAAGTCATATATGGCTAAACCATCTACTATTGAACGTAAATGGTATGTTGTAGACGCGACTGATAAAATTCTTGGTCGTTTAGCTACAGAAGTTGCCAAAATTCTTCGTGGTAAACATAAACCAACATTTACACCACACATGGATACAGGCGATCATGTTATTATCATTAACGCGGATAAAGTAAGATTAACTGGTAAAAAATTAATTCAAAAAGAATATTTCCGTCACTCTGGGTATCCAGGTGGCACTACATTCACTAAAGCTGGTGAAATGTTGGCAAAAAGACCAGAACGTATGGTTGAATTAGCAGTATTCGGTATGATTCCTAAAACTCGTTTAGGTAATCAAATTTGTAAAAAATTACAAGTATATGCTGGTAGCGAGCATCCACATGCAGCACAAAAACCAGAAGTACTAGAATTAAATATTAGATAA
- the rpmJ gene encoding 50S ribosomal protein L36, whose product MKVRPSVKPICEKCKVIKRKGRVMVICENPKHKQKQG is encoded by the coding sequence ATGAAAGTCAGACCATCTGTTAAGCCGATATGTGAAAAATGCAAAGTCATAAAACGTAAAGGCCGTGTTATGGTAATCTGTGAAAATCCTAAACATAAACAAAAACAAGGCTGA
- the rpsM gene encoding 30S ribosomal protein S13, producing MARIAGVDLPRDKRIEYALPYIYGIGLTLSREILTKNQIDFDTRVRDLTEEEVSKLRETIDREYRVEGDLKREEQLNIKRLIEIGSYRGRRHRMGLPVRGQNTKNNARTRKGPKRTAGGKKK from the coding sequence ATGGCACGTATAGCTGGGGTTGATTTACCAAGAGATAAGCGTATTGAGTATGCACTGCCGTATATTTACGGCATCGGCCTTACGCTATCTCGCGAAATTCTTACTAAAAATCAAATCGACTTTGATACTAGAGTCCGTGATTTGACTGAAGAAGAAGTTTCGAAATTGCGTGAGACCATAGATAGAGAATACAGAGTAGAGGGCGATTTAAAACGCGAAGAGCAATTAAATATTAAACGCCTTATCGAAATTGGTAGTTACCGTGGTAGACGTCATCGTATGGGCTTACCTGTACGCGGACAAAATACTAAAAACAATGCTCGTACCCGTAAAGGTCCAAAACGTACAGCAGGCGGTAAAAAGAAATAA
- a CDS encoding energy-coupling factor transporter transmembrane component T family protein: protein MMNITIGQYYPGNSVIHRLDPRTKIICTLIFITAVFLAKTYVAYALLAGFVGLIIIFSRLPLSLIIKGVKPLWFIILLTVLIHFFTTKGEIIFSWWLLSVTQEGLDQGLMMAMRLVFLLIVSSLLTYTTSPIVLTDGIEKLLRPFKRIGVPAHELAMMMTIALRFIPTLLEETDKIMKAQMSRGADFTNGNILTKAKNLVPLLVPLFISAFRRADDLATAMEARCYRGGEGRTRMHQLQLTRLDTYAYLYISGLVLGLAYLRWLA, encoded by the coding sequence ATGATGAATATCACAATTGGCCAATACTATCCAGGAAATTCAGTAATTCATCGTTTAGATCCGCGGACTAAGATAATTTGCACCTTGATTTTTATTACGGCCGTATTTTTAGCGAAAACATATGTAGCTTATGCCTTATTAGCTGGTTTTGTCGGATTGATTATTATATTTTCACGTCTACCTTTGAGTTTGATAATTAAGGGCGTAAAGCCGTTATGGTTTATAATTTTACTAACAGTATTAATCCATTTTTTTACAACTAAAGGTGAAATTATCTTTAGTTGGTGGTTGTTGTCGGTTACGCAAGAAGGCTTGGATCAAGGGTTAATGATGGCGATGCGGCTGGTATTTTTACTAATTGTTTCCTCGCTACTGACTTATACTACCTCGCCAATTGTGCTTACTGACGGAATTGAAAAACTATTGCGTCCTTTTAAAAGAATTGGTGTACCAGCTCATGAATTAGCGATGATGATGACAATTGCTTTGCGCTTTATTCCTACTTTATTGGAAGAAACCGATAAAATTATGAAAGCTCAAATGTCTCGTGGGGCTGACTTTACGAATGGTAATATCTTAACTAAAGCAAAAAACCTAGTACCTTTATTAGTACCATTATTTATTAGCGCTTTTAGGAGAGCTGATGATTTAGCTACAGCTATGGAAGCACGTTGTTATCGTGGTGGCGAAGGACGGACAAGAATGCATCAATTGCAACTTACTCGACTAGATACCTACGCTTACCTGTATATAAGCGGTCTAGTGTTAGGCCTAGCGTATTTGAGGTGGCTAGCTTGA
- the rplO gene encoding 50S ribosomal protein L15 — translation MKLYELAPAPGSRKTRTRVGRGLGSGLGKTSGKGHKGQNARSGGGTRPGFEGGQRPLYLRIPKRGFYNKFGKTYAEINVGVLECFEDGTVIDPVMLIECGLVKNIRDGVRILGDGELTKKLTVIAMGFSKTAMEKITAAGGKVEVI, via the coding sequence ATGAAATTATACGAATTAGCTCCTGCTCCAGGTTCACGTAAGACTCGCACTCGTGTAGGTCGTGGGCTAGGTTCTGGACTAGGTAAAACTTCTGGTAAAGGCCATAAAGGACAAAATGCTCGTTCAGGCGGTGGCACTCGTCCAGGTTTTGAAGGTGGTCAAAGACCTTTATACTTACGTATACCTAAACGTGGTTTTTATAATAAGTTTGGAAAAACATATGCCGAAATCAACGTAGGCGTGTTAGAATGCTTTGAAGACGGTACTGTGATTGACCCAGTAATGTTGATTGAATGTGGCCTAGTGAAAAATATTCGCGATGGTGTACGTATTCTAGGTGATGGCGAATTAACTAAGAAGTTAACAGTTATCGCTATGGGCTTCAGCAAAACTGCAATGGAAAAAATCACAGCTGCTGGCGGAAAAGTAGAGGTGATTTAG
- a CDS encoding DNA-directed RNA polymerase subunit alpha, whose protein sequence is MIEIEKPNMTVIEMSEDGRYGKFVWEPLERGYGITLGNSLRRVLLSSLQGAAVTAIRIDGVLHEFSTIPGVREDVTSIILNIKELCLKLHVDAPKILRIDASGEGDVTAGDIIADSDVEILNPDLHIATLDADATLKMEIYVDTGRGYVPADKNKKADQPIGLIPVDSIYSPLTRVKFQVTDTRVGNVTNYDKLTLEVWTDGSIRPDDAISKAAGILVSYLQLFQKDTLETVAHVVTSDDESVEADIDENDATTTTDKVLLMTIEDLDLSVRSNNCLKRAGINTVLDLSKKSEEDMMKVRNLGRKSLEEVKKKLIELGLALRGSEE, encoded by the coding sequence ATGATAGAAATTGAAAAACCAAATATGACGGTTATCGAAATGAGTGAAGATGGTCGTTATGGTAAGTTTGTATGGGAACCACTTGAACGTGGTTATGGTATAACTTTAGGTAACAGTTTGCGTCGTGTACTCCTATCTTCTTTGCAAGGTGCAGCAGTAACCGCCATCAGAATTGATGGCGTACTGCACGAATTTTCTACCATTCCAGGTGTTAGAGAAGACGTAACCTCTATAATTTTAAATATCAAGGAATTGTGCTTGAAACTACATGTAGATGCACCTAAGATATTGAGAATTGATGCCAGTGGCGAGGGGGATGTAACTGCAGGAGATATTATTGCCGATTCAGATGTTGAAATCCTAAATCCAGATTTGCATATTGCCACTTTAGATGCAGATGCAACCTTAAAGATGGAAATATATGTAGATACTGGGCGTGGCTATGTGCCCGCTGATAAAAATAAAAAAGCAGATCAGCCAATTGGTTTAATTCCAGTTGACTCAATCTATTCGCCACTAACTAGAGTTAAGTTCCAAGTTACCGATACTCGTGTTGGCAATGTAACGAACTATGATAAATTAACTTTAGAAGTTTGGACTGATGGCAGTATTAGACCTGATGATGCAATAAGCAAAGCAGCAGGAATTCTAGTTAGCTACCTACAGTTGTTCCAAAAAGATACTCTCGAAACGGTTGCTCATGTGGTAACTAGTGATGATGAATCTGTGGAAGCGGATATTGATGAAAACGATGCAACTACAACTACGGATAAGGTATTGTTAATGACAATTGAAGATTTAGATCTTTCAGTTCGCTCTAACAATTGCTTGAAACGTGCGGGTATCAACACCGTTTTAGATCTAAGCAAAAAATCGGAAGAAGATATGATGAAGGTTCGTAACCTTGGTCGCAAGTCTTTGGAAGAAGTAAAGAAAAAATTAATTGAGCTCGGGCTAGCACTACGTGGTAGCGAAGAATAA
- a CDS encoding energy-coupling factor transporter ATPase, whose product MQPIIKAVDLSYTYMDLKGQELLALDKINLTINPGEFVAIIGTNGSGKSTLAKHFNALLQPSGGHCYIAGLDSLLPDNIWDIRQKVGMVFQNPDNQIVAAIVEEDIAFGPENLGIPPAEIQERVSKALELVGMEEYRLHAPHLLSGGQKQRIAIAGVLAIKPTCLVLDEPTAMLDPKSRQEVMKTVLALNKQEGITIVHITHFMQEAILADRVVVMGDGKIHKMGTPKEVFQDVESITQLGLEVPVASEVAYLLRKQGIKLGKDIITDEELIGELCLLK is encoded by the coding sequence ATGCAACCGATTATCAAAGCAGTGGACTTATCCTATACCTATATGGACCTTAAAGGGCAAGAACTTCTGGCACTCGATAAAATAAATTTAACGATTAATCCAGGTGAATTTGTAGCAATTATCGGCACTAATGGTTCAGGAAAATCAACACTTGCGAAACACTTCAATGCTCTATTACAACCTAGTGGTGGTCACTGTTATATTGCTGGTTTAGATAGTCTATTGCCAGACAATATCTGGGATATTCGTCAGAAAGTTGGTATGGTTTTTCAAAATCCAGATAATCAAATAGTGGCGGCAATTGTTGAGGAAGATATTGCCTTTGGCCCAGAAAATTTGGGAATTCCTCCAGCTGAGATTCAAGAACGCGTAAGTAAAGCTCTAGAACTAGTAGGGATGGAAGAATATCGCCTGCATGCACCACACTTACTGAGTGGGGGGCAAAAGCAACGGATAGCAATCGCAGGAGTACTAGCTATAAAACCTACTTGCTTAGTGCTAGACGAACCTACAGCGATGTTAGATCCAAAATCACGTCAAGAAGTTATGAAAACTGTATTAGCTTTAAATAAACAAGAAGGAATAACCATTGTTCATATTACTCATTTTATGCAAGAGGCAATTTTAGCTGATCGAGTAGTGGTGATGGGAGATGGGAAAATCCATAAGATGGGAACCCCTAAAGAAGTTTTCCAAGATGTAGAGAGTATTACACAGTTAGGACTAGAAGTGCCAGTAGCTAGTGAAGTTGCCTATTTACTGCGCAAACAAGGTATTAAGCTTGGCAAAGATATAATTACTGACGAGGAGCTAATTGGGGAATTATGTCTATTAAAGTAG
- the truA gene encoding tRNA pseudouridine(38-40) synthase TruA, giving the protein MNYYYRIDLAYDGGNYYGFQKQIKHITIQAVIDKALKKIFQQEIKTVSSGRTDSKVHAYAQVISFKANVAVPAAKLKFALNNLMPADIVILAAAEVSEEFHARYSAVAKCYTYKIAHLAEQSPFRSRYVWQIPQELDLTAMQVAAQYIIGEHDFSSFRSAGSVQSDPVRKMYAIDWDEQPEELVFKIIGNGFLYHMVRNIVGALVQVGQRKFTVEHFQEILDLKSRAHRGLTAPAQGLYLQQVFYSEEAVNAYIDKYFTKNSKKA; this is encoded by the coding sequence TTGAACTATTACTATCGAATTGACCTAGCCTATGATGGTGGCAATTATTATGGCTTTCAGAAGCAAATCAAGCATATTACGATTCAAGCGGTAATTGACAAGGCCTTAAAGAAAATTTTCCAACAAGAAATCAAAACTGTTTCTTCAGGTAGAACAGACAGCAAGGTTCACGCTTATGCTCAAGTAATTTCATTTAAAGCCAATGTGGCGGTGCCAGCGGCAAAATTAAAATTTGCGCTAAACAACCTGATGCCGGCCGATATCGTGATTTTAGCGGCGGCAGAGGTTTCAGAAGAATTTCATGCGCGCTATTCAGCAGTTGCAAAATGTTATACTTATAAAATTGCCCATTTGGCAGAACAATCGCCTTTTCGGAGCCGCTATGTTTGGCAGATTCCGCAAGAGCTGGATTTAACGGCAATGCAAGTTGCGGCACAATACATAATTGGCGAACATGATTTTTCGAGCTTTCGCTCAGCGGGTAGTGTGCAAAGTGATCCTGTTCGGAAAATGTATGCGATAGATTGGGATGAGCAGCCCGAAGAGCTAGTTTTTAAGATTATTGGCAATGGCTTTTTATATCATATGGTTCGCAATATTGTTGGTGCCTTAGTGCAAGTTGGACAAAGAAAGTTTACGGTGGAGCATTTTCAAGAAATACTTGATCTGAAATCTAGGGCCCATAGAGGATTAACAGCGCCAGCGCAAGGATTATACTTACAACAAGTTTTTTACAGCGAGGAAGCTGTAAATGCTTATATTGATAAATATTTTACAAAAAACAGTAAAAAAGCTTGA
- the rpsK gene encoding 30S ribosomal protein S11 has product MAAARKVVRTKRKERKNIEHGVAHIRSTFNNTIVTISDVRGNVLSWASAGGMGFRGSRKSTPFAAQMAAEQAAKAAMEHGLKQVEVFVKGPGSGREAAIRSLQAAGLEVNSIKDVTPIPHNGCRPPKRRRV; this is encoded by the coding sequence GTGGCTGCTGCTAGAAAAGTTGTCCGTACAAAACGGAAAGAACGTAAAAACATAGAGCATGGTGTAGCGCATATTCGCTCTACATTCAACAACACAATCGTTACAATCTCTGATGTTAGAGGTAACGTATTGAGTTGGGCAAGTGCAGGTGGCATGGGCTTCCGTGGTTCACGTAAAAGCACACCATTTGCTGCACAAATGGCTGCAGAGCAAGCTGCAAAAGCTGCAATGGAGCATGGCTTGAAACAAGTAGAAGTATTTGTTAAAGGCCCAGGGTCAGGACGAGAAGCTGCGATTCGTTCATTACAAGCTGCAGGTTTAGAAGTTAACTCTATTAAAGATGTTACCCCTATTCCTCATAATGGATGTCGTCCACCAAAACGTAGAAGAGTATAA
- the map gene encoding type I methionyl aminopeptidase: protein MIIIKSEREINYMRDAGKIVALALDAVRKIVEPGITTGELDEVARKVIAECDAIPTFKGYHGYPANICTSVNSEVVHGIPGSRILKEGDIVSVDCGALYNGYNGDSAVTFPVGKVSPEAIALMDITRECLEKAIEQAVVGNRLGAISHAVQTHAEAAGYGVVRDYVGHGIGRKMHEDPPIPNVGEPDKGPKLKAGMVLAIEPMINIGTYEVKTLGDGWTVVTKDGKYSAHFEHTVAITENGPSILTKLDQ from the coding sequence ATGATAATAATTAAGTCTGAGCGAGAAATTAATTATATGCGTGATGCAGGCAAAATCGTGGCACTTGCACTAGATGCAGTGCGTAAGATTGTAGAGCCTGGAATAACGACAGGTGAACTAGATGAGGTCGCTAGAAAAGTAATTGCTGAATGCGATGCGATTCCGACCTTTAAAGGTTACCATGGTTATCCTGCTAATATTTGTACTTCAGTTAACTCAGAAGTTGTGCATGGAATACCAGGTTCGCGTATTTTGAAAGAAGGAGATATTGTTAGTGTTGATTGTGGAGCATTATATAATGGCTACAATGGAGACTCAGCAGTTACTTTTCCTGTCGGCAAAGTAAGCCCTGAAGCAATAGCACTTATGGACATAACTCGCGAATGTCTTGAGAAAGCTATTGAACAAGCGGTGGTAGGAAATAGACTTGGTGCTATTTCTCATGCTGTACAAACTCATGCTGAAGCAGCTGGTTACGGCGTTGTTCGTGATTATGTAGGCCATGGTATTGGTCGCAAAATGCATGAAGATCCTCCTATTCCAAATGTTGGGGAACCCGATAAAGGTCCAAAGTTAAAAGCGGGCATGGTTTTAGCCATAGAGCCAATGATAAATATTGGCACTTATGAAGTTAAAACCTTAGGTGATGGCTGGACGGTAGTGACGAAAGATGGAAAGTATTCTGCCCATTTTGAACACACGGTAGCTATAACTGAAAATGGTCCAAGCATACTTACAAAACTTGATCAATAG
- the rpsD gene encoding 30S ribosomal protein S4, producing MARYTEAVCRLCRREGAKLYLKGDRCYSDKCAFARRSFAPGQHGQGRKKVSEYGIQLREKQKARRIYGILERQFRSYFAKADKQKGITGENLLVMLERRMDNVVYRLGFTDSRTQARQLVRHGHILVNGKRLDIPSALVKVGDVISIAPASTGSEYIKAISEKITTKTTPAWLVLDAEKMAGKVDRFPSREEIDAPIAEHLIVELYSK from the coding sequence ATGGCAAGATATACAGAAGCCGTATGTAGACTATGCCGCCGTGAAGGCGCGAAGTTGTACTTAAAAGGCGACAGATGCTACTCTGATAAATGCGCATTTGCCCGTCGTAGCTTCGCACCTGGTCAACATGGCCAAGGTCGCAAAAAGGTATCAGAATATGGTATACAATTACGTGAAAAACAAAAAGCACGTAGAATTTATGGAATTTTAGAGCGTCAATTCCGTAGCTATTTCGCTAAAGCTGACAAACAAAAAGGTATCACTGGTGAGAACTTACTTGTTATGCTTGAAAGAAGAATGGATAATGTTGTGTATAGACTAGGCTTTACTGATAGCCGTACACAAGCTCGTCAATTAGTTCGTCATGGACATATTTTAGTAAACGGCAAACGTTTAGATATTCCGTCTGCACTAGTTAAAGTTGGCGATGTTATTAGCATTGCTCCAGCAAGCACTGGTAGCGAGTATATAAAAGCAATTTCTGAAAAAATTACAACAAAAACTACACCAGCTTGGTTAGTTCTTGATGCAGAAAAAATGGCTGGTAAAGTTGATAGATTCCCAAGCCGTGAAGAAATTGATGCTCCAATTGCGGAACATTTAATTGTTGAGTTGTACTCTAAATAA